In Streptomyces ambofaciens ATCC 23877, a single genomic region encodes these proteins:
- a CDS encoding class I SAM-dependent methyltransferase, whose product MANHQDETRTAYDGVVELYASLFANRLETQPFSRAMIGTFAELVRATGNLRTADVGCGPGHLTAMLHELGLDAFGLDLAPGMVDHARQAHPALRFQEARMESLPIEDAALGGVLAHYSMIHTPPGELPELLAEQVRVLAPDGLLLVSFFGTDGQEPVRFDHKVAPAYSWPVDRLAELLGDAGLDPFARLLHDPSSDRGFLDAHLLARRS is encoded by the coding sequence GTGGCGAATCATCAGGACGAGACCAGGACGGCCTACGACGGTGTCGTCGAGCTGTACGCATCGCTGTTCGCAAACCGGCTGGAAACACAGCCTTTCTCCCGGGCCATGATCGGCACCTTCGCCGAACTGGTGCGCGCGACGGGCAACCTGCGGACAGCGGACGTCGGGTGCGGGCCCGGACATCTGACAGCCATGCTGCACGAACTCGGCCTGGACGCCTTCGGACTAGACCTTGCCCCCGGCATGGTCGACCACGCCCGGCAGGCCCATCCGGCGCTGCGCTTCCAAGAGGCGCGGATGGAATCCCTGCCGATCGAGGACGCCGCGCTCGGCGGCGTACTGGCCCACTACTCAATGATTCACACCCCTCCGGGGGAACTACCGGAGCTGCTCGCCGAACAGGTACGCGTCCTGGCACCGGACGGTCTGCTCCTGGTCTCCTTCTTCGGGACCGACGGACAAGAACCGGTCCGGTTCGACCACAAGGTGGCGCCCGCCTATAGCTGGCCGGTGGATCGCCTCGCCGAACTGCTGGGCGATGCTGGGCTCGATCCCTTCGCCCGGCTGCTCCACGATCCATCCTCTGATCGGGGCTTCCTCGACGCCCATCTACTGGCCCGCCGTTCGTAG
- the fdxA gene encoding ferredoxin FdxA: protein MEVRSNPVTYVVAEPCIRCRTTDCVDVCPVDCFHAGENMLVIHPYECIDCGACVPECPVSAIFEESELPAKWGEYTELNLEYADKWPVITSKADAPSDWENWRDVEPKKQHFNPAPGH, encoded by the coding sequence ATGGAAGTTCGGAGTAACCCCGTGACGTACGTAGTGGCTGAGCCTTGCATCAGGTGCCGGACCACCGACTGTGTGGACGTATGCCCCGTCGACTGCTTCCACGCCGGCGAGAACATGCTCGTCATCCACCCGTACGAGTGCATCGACTGCGGCGCCTGCGTACCCGAGTGCCCGGTTTCCGCCATCTTCGAAGAGTCCGAGCTTCCCGCGAAGTGGGGGGAGTACACCGAGCTCAACCTCGAGTACGCCGACAAGTGGCCGGTGATCACCTCCAAGGCCGATGCACCCTCGGACTGGGAAAACTGGAGGGACGTCGAGCCCAAGAAGCAACACTTCAACCCGGCACCCGGGCACTGA